In Desulfovibrio oxyclinae DSM 11498, a single window of DNA contains:
- a CDS encoding S49 family peptidase: MRARRAVTLLANEVWAIAPDKLEQIADLTAALMEGRETGGDIFANLAGESGEAGKAYRVQDGVAVIPVSGVIARRLNMFQSISGGCSTELIAKHVQAARSDDDVRAILLDIDSPGGGVFGLTALAEAIRETAQDKPVVSWSGGLMCSAAYWTGTAGTETWCAPDAEVGSLGVACVHYDRSAGDEKAGVKRTVLSAGRYKRIASDEKPLSEEGREYLQERVDHYYSLFVEAVAQNMGMSVEAVLERLADGSTHIGTTARDKGFVHTVGSFDAALARALELAETHNQEAQAMPTGNKSVAGTEARGGASGALDYSAITAESLATERPDLHGRIMADGHAEGVNAERGRVVEIMGAGVDRTLTLEAVKSGMEPGDFYRQALKTERQADKAALEQFEQNLSDSAGQDGAQKEARTGSGFDELVTAHMAEAGCSRGAALLAVARKNPEAHAAWLAEQNRR; encoded by the coding sequence ATGAGAGCTAGACGCGCCGTGACGCTGCTGGCGAACGAGGTCTGGGCCATTGCGCCCGACAAGCTGGAGCAGATCGCGGACCTGACCGCCGCGCTCATGGAGGGCCGCGAAACCGGCGGCGACATTTTCGCCAACCTTGCTGGCGAGAGCGGCGAGGCCGGCAAGGCCTACCGCGTGCAGGACGGCGTTGCCGTGATCCCGGTCTCCGGCGTGATCGCGCGGCGGCTGAACATGTTTCAGTCCATTTCCGGCGGCTGCTCTACCGAGCTGATCGCCAAGCACGTGCAGGCGGCGCGCAGCGATGACGACGTGCGGGCCATCCTGCTGGACATCGACTCGCCCGGCGGCGGGGTCTTCGGCCTCACCGCGCTGGCCGAGGCCATCCGTGAGACCGCGCAGGACAAGCCGGTGGTTTCGTGGTCCGGCGGCCTGATGTGTTCGGCCGCGTACTGGACCGGCACGGCCGGAACCGAGACCTGGTGCGCCCCGGACGCCGAAGTGGGCAGCCTGGGCGTTGCCTGCGTGCACTACGACCGCTCCGCCGGCGACGAGAAGGCGGGCGTCAAGCGGACCGTGCTGTCCGCCGGCAGGTACAAGCGCATCGCCTCGGACGAGAAGCCGCTGTCCGAGGAGGGCAGGGAGTACCTGCAGGAGCGCGTGGACCACTACTACTCGCTGTTCGTCGAGGCCGTGGCGCAGAACATGGGCATGTCCGTCGAGGCCGTGCTCGAACGGCTCGCCGACGGCTCCACCCACATCGGGACCACAGCCCGGGACAAGGGCTTTGTCCATACCGTTGGCAGTTTCGACGCGGCTCTTGCCCGCGCTCTGGAGCTCGCCGAAACCCACAATCAGGAGGCACAAGCCATGCCCACCGGAAACAAATCCGTTGCCGGCACCGAAGCCCGTGGAGGCGCTTCCGGTGCCTTGGACTACTCGGCCATCACCGCCGAATCCCTCGCAACCGAACGCCCGGACCTGCACGGCCGCATCATGGCCGACGGCCACGCCGAAGGCGTGAACGCCGAGCGCGGCCGCGTGGTCGAGATCATGGGGGCGGGCGTCGATCGCACGCTCACGCTGGAAGCCGTCAAGAGCGGCATGGAGCCGGGCGACTTCTACCGGCAGGCGCTCAAAACCGAGCGGCAGGCCGACAAGGCCGCGCTGGAGCAGTTCGAGCAGAATCTTTCCGACTCCGCGGGACAGGACGGCGCCCAGAAGGAGGCCCGCACCGGCAGCGGATTCGACGAGCTGGTGACGGCCCACATGGCCGAGGCCGGATGCAGCCGCGGCGCGGCCCTGCTGGCCGTTGCCCGCAAAAACCCCGAAGCCCACGCCGCATGGCTGGCTGAACAGAACAGGAGGTAG
- a CDS encoding phage tail protein — MSKRGRIGIDGVEELMRAVQGFERGGPQVAARALNKTAGNARTEAVRLLRQLLNLKAKDIRSGLSIHRANPKSLRAAVIARGKRGVPLAKYPVRPGRPNPKRPPAKGVSVQIKRFGGSKVVKGAFVSKMKSGHTGVYRRQGAKRLPIKELYGPNFVQYLDGGRVRRKLDRLIGRRLEHNLRHEINWQIQKQFNQIKGAR, encoded by the coding sequence ATGAGCAAGCGCGGGCGCATCGGGATAGACGGCGTCGAAGAGCTCATGCGCGCCGTTCAAGGCTTCGAGCGCGGCGGTCCGCAGGTGGCGGCGCGGGCCTTGAACAAGACCGCGGGCAACGCCCGGACCGAGGCCGTGCGCCTGCTGCGCCAGCTGCTCAACCTCAAGGCCAAGGACATCCGCTCCGGCCTGAGCATCCACCGCGCCAACCCCAAGAGCCTGCGCGCCGCAGTCATCGCCAGAGGCAAACGCGGCGTGCCGCTTGCCAAGTATCCCGTGCGCCCGGGCAGGCCGAATCCCAAGCGGCCCCCGGCAAAAGGCGTGTCCGTGCAGATCAAGCGGTTCGGCGGCTCCAAGGTGGTCAAGGGCGCGTTCGTCTCGAAGATGAAGTCCGGACACACGGGCGTCTACCGCAGGCAGGGGGCGAAGCGGCTGCCCATCAAGGAACTCTACGGCCCCAACTTTGTGCAGTACCTCGACGGCGGGCGCGTGCGCCGCAAGCTCGACCGGCTGATCGGCCGACGGCTGGAGCACAATCTCCGGCACGAGATCAACTGGCAGATCCAGAAACAATTCAATCAGATCAAGGGGGCGCGATGA
- a CDS encoding phage tail tube protein, which produces MALTRKQVFLDKIEADPGAIEVVDPATDGVLCLSGTEMTPESERVDNSRLSSSLSAEAHVVTRTSTSLKRSVELRGGGIVGQAVNPPDFDTLLRSCGLIRSDAVFLAVDNVVGNFERGETVTGATSGATGTFLALVRGGLLLSGVAGVFEATESVSGDASAATADAAADPVTCPQYLPTSDLSLMESATTVYYRDGDKHTVGGARGTFSVTMPAGQPGRLDFTHSGRFVEPVAEPNPVPTLNTTLPPVVESASLTVGGRTPVGVAELSIDLANNLTRDADLNAPXGMRGYRXSGRSPSGSMDPEAETLTADNNPYADWKAGRLAQLXAVAGFEPGNRVFVEAPAIQYGAPGYGDREGVMTRKLPFELKKHDAAGDDELRIIFF; this is translated from the coding sequence ATGGCACTGACCCGCAAACAGGTTTTTCTGGACAAGATCGAGGCCGACCCCGGCGCGATCGAGGTCGTGGACCCGGCAACCGACGGCGTGCTCTGCCTGTCCGGCACCGAGATGACGCCCGAATCGGAGCGCGTGGACAACAGCCGACTTTCGTCCTCGCTCTCTGCCGAGGCGCACGTGGTCACCCGCACCAGCACCAGCCTCAAGCGCAGCGTGGAGCTGCGCGGCGGCGGCATCGTCGGGCAGGCGGTCAACCCGCCCGACTTCGACACTCTGCTGCGTTCCTGCGGCCTGATCCGCTCGGACGCGGTGTTTCTCGCCGTGGACAACGTGGTCGGCAATTTCGAGCGGGGCGAGACCGTCACCGGCGCGACCTCCGGCGCAACCGGGACGTTCCTCGCGTTGGTGCGCGGCGGGCTGCTGCTCTCCGGCGTGGCGGGAGTGTTCGAGGCGACCGAGTCCGTGTCCGGCGATGCAAGCGCGGCCACGGCGGACGCTGCGGCCGATCCCGTGACCTGCCCGCAGTACCTGCCCACCTCGGATCTTTCGCTCATGGAGAGTGCCACCACGGTCTACTACCGCGACGGCGACAAGCACACGGTCGGCGGAGCGCGCGGCACGTTCTCCGTAACCATGCCCGCGGGCCAGCCCGGGCGGTTGGATTTCACGCATTCCGGGCGTTTCGTCGAGCCGGTGGCCGAGCCCAACCCGGTGCCCACGCTCAACACGACCCTGCCGCCGGTGGTGGAGTCCGCGTCGCTCACCGTGGGCGGNCGCACNCCNGTGGGCGTGGCGGAGCTGTCCATCGACCTTGCCAACAACCTGACCCGCGACGCGGATCTCAACGCGCCCGANGGCATGCGCGGCTACCGCATNTCGGGCCGCTCGCCCAGCGGCTCCATGGACCCCGAGGCCGAGACGCTCACCGCAGACAACAACCCCTACGCGGACTGGAAGGCCGGGCGGCTGGCGCAGCTGTTNGCGGTGGCCGGATTCGAGCCGGGCAACCGTGTGTTCGTGGAGGCTCCCGCCATCCAGTACGGGGCGCCCGGCTACGGCGACCGCGAGGGCGTCATGACCCGCAAGCTGCCGTTCGAGCTCAAAAAACACGACGCAGCCGGCGACGACGAGCTGCGCATCATCTTTTTCTAG
- a CDS encoding phage portal protein encodes MGINPRVHSRRVGRGRHANRNSASLQGAMSSWLRSVVSRREADTQLERSAERALDLYHNDAMAHGVLESLLVEAVGIGLTPQPAPKTEWMGRDAQWEADFQAAALRVWEEWGLDCRHWCDATRRQNYYGLQGLSYLNWKLLGLGVNQVIAKPRPGAPLSTCLLPIDPFRVVTPTDASAASEIYDGVEVDRDGEPTHVWIRKPNVSGLRPRSGDCKRLPVWDEVTGLPRLLLVSDVRNIAEYRQDSILGPMISEIRHSNDLAEAAVVGAMVRNMYTMFVQDFGQGTISKSTPWDQRVVNTENGQILLGSGKEKPTFFQHDAAPSRYSEMFGAIVDRLGMATGRGAENVSRKYQASYSASKASMEKADQFNESEHRILNDRFSQPAWAWMLYEASLRGRLPLSRKEFLDNLHACTACEHLPQPFRQIDREKAAKADVLELANNTTTRRELFGRKGRDWRDQLRQAAIEKKFIRELEAEYGVSLSASDQATASTESDDKEPDDKEADDES; translated from the coding sequence GTGGGTATCAATCCACGGGTCCACTCCAGACGGGTGGGGCGCGGCAGGCACGCCAACCGCAACAGCGCCAGCCTGCAGGGCGCCATGTCCTCCTGGCTCCGCTCGGTGGTCAGCCGCCGGGAAGCCGACACGCAGCTGGAACGCTCCGCCGAGCGCGCGCTCGACCTGTACCACAACGACGCCATGGCCCACGGGGTGCTCGAATCCCTGCTGGTGGAGGCCGTGGGCATCGGCCTGACGCCGCAGCCCGCGCCGAAAACCGAGTGGATGGGCCGCGACGCGCAGTGGGAGGCCGACTTTCAGGCCGCCGCGCTGCGCGTCTGGGAAGAGTGGGGGCTCGACTGCCGCCACTGGTGCGACGCCACCCGCCGCCAGAACTACTACGGCCTGCAAGGGCTGTCCTACCTGAACTGGAAGCTGCTCGGCCTCGGGGTCAATCAGGTCATTGCCAAGCCCCGGCCCGGAGCGCCGCTCTCCACCTGCCTGCTGCCCATTGACCCGTTCCGCGTGGTGACGCCGACCGACGCCTCCGCCGCAAGCGAAATCTACGACGGCGTGGAGGTGGACCGGGACGGCGAGCCGACCCACGTCTGGATCCGCAAGCCGAACGTCAGCGGCCTGCGCCCGCGTAGCGGCGACTGCAAGCGCCTGCCGGTCTGGGACGAAGTCACCGGCCTGCCGCGCCTGCTGCTGGTCAGCGACGTGCGCAACATCGCCGAATACCGGCAGGACTCCATCCTCGGCCCCATGATCAGCGAGATCCGCCACTCCAACGACCTCGCCGAGGCCGCGGTGGTCGGGGCCATGGTGCGTAACATGTACACCATGTTCGTGCAGGACTTCGGGCAGGGCACCATCTCCAAGAGCACGCCCTGGGACCAGCGCGTGGTCAACACCGAGAACGGCCAGATCCTGCTCGGCTCGGGCAAGGAAAAACCCACCTTCTTCCAGCACGACGCCGCGCCCTCGCGGTATTCCGAAATGTTCGGCGCGATCGTGGACCGGCTCGGCATGGCCACCGGACGCGGCGCGGAGAACGTCTCGCGCAAGTATCAGGCCAGCTACTCCGCATCCAAGGCCAGCATGGAGAAGGCCGACCAGTTCAACGAGTCCGAGCACCGGATCCTCAACGACCGTTTCAGCCAGCCCGCGTGGGCGTGGATGCTCTACGAGGCGAGTCTGCGCGGAAGGCTGCCCCTGAGCCGCAAGGAATTTCTGGACAACCTCCACGCCTGCACGGCGTGCGAGCACCTGCCGCAGCCGTTTCGCCAGATCGACCGCGAGAAGGCCGCCAAGGCCGACGTGCTGGAGCTTGCCAACAACACCACCACCCGCCGGGAACTTTTCGGCCGCAAGGGCCGCGACTGGCGCGACCAGCTGCGGCAGGCGGCCATCGAGAAAAAATTCATCCGCGAGCTTGAGGCCGAGTACGGCGTGAGCCTGAGCGCTTCCGACCAGGCAACGGCGAGCACCGAATCCGACGACAAGGAACCCGACGACAAGGAGGCCGACGATGAGAGCTAG
- a CDS encoding DUF5675 family protein gives MIHCVILRDIHTGEATLGRLRFEGDTEDFCFTLEEPWKDNRTYISCIPAGRYRCRRRWSSRFGRELFEVSDVPGRTAILIHAGNTTDDIEGCVLLGESRDVGNRYFGKPAVLESRSAMTRFMERLHGVNAFDLTVEEV, from the coding sequence ATGATTCATTGCGTCATCCTTCGCGACATCCACACCGGCGAGGCCACGCTGGGCCGCCTGCGTTTCGAGGGCGATACCGAAGATTTCTGCTTCACGCTCGAAGAGCCGTGGAAGGACAACCGCACCTACATTTCCTGCATTCCGGCGGGGCGGTACCGCTGCCGCCGGCGCTGGTCCAGCCGCTTCGGCCGGGAGCTGTTCGAGGTCTCCGACGTGCCGGGCCGCACCGCGATCCTGATCCACGCGGGCAACACCACCGACGACATCGAGGGCTGCGTCCTGCTGGGCGAATCCCGCGACGTGGGCAACCGCTATTTCGGCAAGCCCGCGGTGCTTGAGAGCCGGTCCGCCATGACCCGTTTCATGGAGCGCCTCCACGGCGTGAACGCCTTCGACCTGACCGTGGAGGAGGTGTAG
- a CDS encoding BRO-N domain-containing protein: MGSVIPFDFDGSAVRVVMREDEPWFISRDVCNVLGLDRTATRRLEEDEKGVQEAHTLGGVQQVSVLSESGLYALIFTSRKPEARRFRKWVTSEVLPAIRKHGRYESCGTTGLPGDVPDFSLRLKPALRAQAMHTAVQTARLDGGSEQDVKRLYAEFCGLFAARPQKTGAALSDPAADLVRDFVKENLEVTDVSEGSMPRHLKTQAKDLYELFRNWCRDVRNLERSEIPTQNAFGLVLKRQPGVVKVSPINRTFYNLVKICTW; the protein is encoded by the coding sequence ATGGGTAGCGTGATCCCGTTCGACTTTGACGGCAGTGCCGTGCGCGTCGTCATGCGCGAGGACGAGCCGTGGTTTATCTCAAGAGACGTGTGCAATGTTTTGGGGTTAGACAGAACAGCAACTCGTCGGCTTGAGGAAGACGAAAAGGGTGTGCAAGAAGCACACACCCTTGGCGGGGTGCAGCAAGTGTCAGTTCTGTCCGAGTCCGGCCTTTACGCCCTGATCTTCACCAGTCGCAAGCCCGAAGCGAGGCGGTTCCGCAAGTGGGTCACTTCCGAGGTGCTGCCCGCCATCCGCAAGCATGGACGGTACGAGTCATGCGGAACAACCGGACTGCCCGGAGACGTGCCGGATTTCTCGCTGCGCCTCAAACCCGCGCTGCGGGCGCAGGCCATGCACACCGCAGTGCAGACCGCGCGGCTGGACGGCGGGAGCGAGCAGGACGTGAAACGGCTGTACGCCGAGTTCTGCGGCCTGTTCGCAGCTCGCCCGCAGAAAACCGGCGCTGCCCTGAGCGACCCCGCGGCAGATCTGGTGCGCGACTTCGTGAAGGAAAACCTTGAGGTGACCGACGTCTCGGAAGGCTCCATGCCCCGGCACCTCAAGACACAGGCCAAAGACCTTTACGAGCTGTTTCGCAACTGGTGCCGCGACGTGCGCAACCTCGAACGGTCCGAAATTCCCACCCAGAACGCTTTCGGACTGGTGCTCAAGCGTCAGCCCGGCGTGGTCAAGGTCTCCCCGATCAACCGGACTTTTTACAACCTTGTAAAAATCTGCACTTGGTGA
- a CDS encoding terminase gpA endonuclease subunit has product MTLTPPIRLFDGERQVLESRPWKSTAQFAQEDFVLVAGPYQGQRFRHDKLPYARWIMDLWDRPALRVLFILAPSQTGKTTIAYACIGSEVSRDPCSFGIGMPDKDTRDRIFEEKLGPHFQKSPALREMLVDGREAVQRGKILTRFGACYGMYAGSDASASSVSLRVVGIDEEDAYLDKKAVSRMLERTLSYDEEAKAIRFSKVRGNEQQSTIWTDMKREAQVVYEIQARCPNCGTYQVMRQDRIKVPPKMRDPRKIRNQRAAWYECEGCAMRWNDHYRNIAVQRGRLYAEQKVENPMCVAVHVPSWCSPNVSLSTVMADWFTALDKGTPSAMEWFDNSHPCKPHKVVTVKTSEDQIREMVAHDRPPRIVPSEAVALTMGADSQKASFFYVVRAWAKSGESWLVDYGEVLTEEELHTLAFRNVYPVEGREDVVMPIYRAAIDFGGTRDESRSEGWSRSEEVKLMVKGWERDNFHLVKGASRKQDTVVRRSQTVIDRSVPREYQEEVAFFTLDTVDLKDLIFLTRLRPDSMQPMWLHAEVGEDYIRQLNSEERHEDSKGGAKWVAKGANHLLDCEVYAAACAHPEWSPAIQLLPEPAYRPAVIPESIETGSRSPLSGRVANPFYRR; this is encoded by the coding sequence CGCTGACGCCGCCGATCAGGCTGTTCGATGGAGAGCGGCAGGTCTTGGAAAGCCGCCCCTGGAAGTCCACCGCGCAGTTCGCGCAGGAGGACTTCGTGCTCGTTGCGGGACCGTATCAGGGGCAGCGGTTCCGGCACGACAAGCTGCCGTACGCGCGGTGGATCATGGACCTCTGGGACAGGCCCGCCCTGCGCGTCCTGTTCATCCTTGCGCCGTCGCAGACCGGCAAAACGACCATCGCCTATGCCTGCATCGGTTCCGAGGTCAGCCGGGACCCGTGTTCCTTCGGCATCGGCATGCCGGACAAGGATACGCGCGACAGAATATTCGAGGAAAAGCTGGGGCCGCATTTTCAGAAAAGCCCGGCGCTGCGCGAAATGCTTGTGGACGGTCGCGAGGCGGTACAGCGCGGCAAGATCCTGACCCGGTTCGGGGCCTGTTACGGCATGTACGCCGGATCCGACGCTTCGGCGTCTTCGGTCTCCCTGCGGGTGGTGGGCATCGACGAAGAGGATGCCTACCTCGACAAAAAGGCCGTGAGCCGGATGCTGGAGCGCACGCTCTCCTATGACGAGGAGGCCAAGGCCATCCGGTTTTCCAAGGTGCGCGGCAATGAGCAGCAGTCCACTATCTGGACCGACATGAAGCGCGAGGCCCAGGTGGTCTACGAAATACAGGCGCGCTGCCCCAACTGCGGAACCTACCAGGTCATGCGGCAGGACCGGATCAAGGTGCCGCCGAAGATGCGCGACCCGCGCAAGATCCGGAATCAGCGCGCGGCGTGGTACGAGTGCGAAGGGTGCGCCATGCGCTGGAACGATCACTACCGAAACATCGCGGTGCAGCGCGGACGGCTGTACGCCGAGCAGAAGGTGGAGAACCCCATGTGCGTGGCGGTGCATGTCCCGAGCTGGTGCAGCCCCAACGTGTCTCTATCCACGGTGATGGCCGACTGGTTTACGGCGCTGGACAAGGGAACCCCGTCGGCGATGGAATGGTTCGACAATTCGCATCCTTGCAAGCCGCACAAGGTGGTGACCGTCAAGACAAGCGAGGACCAGATCCGCGAGATGGTGGCGCACGACCGGCCGCCGCGGATCGTGCCGTCCGAGGCCGTGGCTCTGACCATGGGAGCCGACTCCCAGAAGGCCAGCTTTTTCTACGTGGTCCGGGCGTGGGCCAAAAGCGGCGAGTCCTGGCTCGTGGATTACGGAGAGGTGCTCACCGAGGAAGAGCTGCACACGCTGGCGTTTCGAAACGTCTACCCCGTGGAGGGACGCGAGGACGTGGTCATGCCCATCTACCGAGCGGCAATCGACTTCGGCGGAACGCGTGACGAGTCTCGCTCCGAAGGGTGGTCCCGGTCCGAGGAGGTCAAGCTCATGGTCAAGGGGTGGGAGCGTGACAACTTCCATCTGGTCAAGGGCGCCAGCCGCAAACAGGACACCGTGGTCCGTCGTTCCCAGACGGTCATCGATCGCAGCGTGCCGCGGGAGTATCAGGAAGAAGTCGCCTTCTTCACGCTGGATACCGTGGATCTCAAGGATCTCATCTTTCTGACCCGGCTGCGGCCGGACTCCATGCAGCCCATGTGGCTCCATGCGGAGGTCGGCGAGGACTACATCCGGCAGCTCAATTCCGAGGAGCGCCACGAGGACTCCAAGGGCGGGGCCAAGTGGGTGGCCAAGGGCGCCAACCACCTGCTGGACTGCGAAGTGTACGCCGCGGCGTGCGCCCATCCGGAATGGTCTCCGGCGATCCAGCTTTTGCCGGAGCCGGCGTACCGGCCCGCGGTCATTCCCGAATCAATCGAAACCGGTTCCCGCAGCCCGCTCTCCGGCCGCGTGGCGAATCCGTTTTACAGGAGGTAG
- a CDS encoding phage tail length tape measure family protein — MANDSSVRVLIEAVNKTQDEFREVRRDLKRTERSTRKAETAWDRFGRGVKRGAGDAEKAVGRFTDRLGPLGSVLGSFGAAGLGAAAGLAAVAVAAVKGTMSAADWGRRMNRTEALIRSTGAAAGFTAAELDKLARERDLATLGDRNEIMDAINMLQTFKSVQGDTFKQALTLSQDMSETMGQSLKTSITQVGKALEDPVRGLTALRRSGVSFTAAEEDMIKSMVEANDIIGAQEKILEALEGQFSGAAEAAAVGLPGALDTLSYEWREFLESMEQTDAATGFIKDLTRQVRYMREEIQMLNGTLDPEVNVSKLRTQIQQQKNMIKTAKEQGQSEWSLEIGGVTVAQTELSEAQSRLAELEEQLNRAVRAARDRQTEDRIRSGAYLPDRYGDKDSPRKDTDNGPDGPSIPETWWADDYANGVKERQRVFAKALEDQKTALKDFDRDYREITMGETQFAIAEVQARSEQLQRYARGDAEEVAEIQHWENLRIAEINEEAAGKSANAWEQYADGAMDSMRNMSSLANTVGSTMEDAFVSAFTGAEVSAEKMFQTIYAEMVRVSIARPMAGAMTEGLGSIFGAIFHDGGAVGGPAPVRAVPADLFAHAPRYHGGGRLGPGERPVIARDGEIILNAAQQDNVANQLGRDGAPVNVRVINNGRGEVRTQQHQRADGGMDLDIIFDEIDRLSAQGIRGGQTRTAEAIEDIYGADRGIRRY; from the coding sequence ATGGCGAACGATTCGAGCGTGCGGGTACTCATCGAAGCGGTCAACAAGACGCAGGACGAGTTCCGCGAGGTCCGCCGCGATCTCAAGCGCACCGAGCGCAGCACCCGCAAAGCCGAGACCGCATGGGATCGTTTCGGGCGCGGGGTGAAACGGGGGGCAGGCGATGCCGAGAAAGCCGTGGGCCGGTTCACCGATCGCCTCGGTCCTCTCGGTAGCGTCCTCGGTTCCTTCGGAGCCGCGGGTCTGGGCGCGGCAGCCGGGCTGGCTGCCGTGGCTGTGGCTGCTGTCAAGGGCACCATGAGCGCTGCAGACTGGGGACGCCGGATGAACCGCACCGAAGCGCTGATCCGTTCCACCGGCGCGGCCGCAGGCTTCACCGCAGCCGAACTGGACAAGCTGGCGCGCGAGCGGGACCTCGCCACGTTGGGCGACCGCAACGAGATCATGGACGCCATCAACATGCTGCAGACCTTCAAGAGTGTGCAGGGCGATACTTTCAAACAGGCACTCACTCTGTCGCAGGACATGTCCGAGACCATGGGCCAGTCGCTGAAAACGTCCATCACCCAAGTGGGCAAGGCGCTGGAAGACCCCGTGCGCGGGCTCACCGCGCTGCGCCGTTCCGGGGTTTCGTTCACGGCGGCGGAAGAGGACATGATCAAGTCGATGGTGGAAGCCAACGACATCATCGGCGCACAGGAGAAGATTCTCGAAGCCCTTGAAGGACAGTTCAGCGGTGCGGCGGAGGCGGCCGCAGTAGGCTTGCCCGGCGCGCTCGACACCTTGTCCTACGAATGGAGAGAGTTCCTCGAATCCATGGAGCAGACGGACGCAGCCACCGGCTTTATCAAGGATTTGACTCGGCAGGTCCGGTACATGCGCGAGGAAATCCAGATGCTGAACGGCACCCTTGATCCGGAGGTGAACGTCTCGAAGCTCCGCACGCAGATCCAGCAGCAAAAAAACATGATCAAGACTGCCAAGGAGCAGGGGCAGTCGGAATGGAGCCTTGAGATCGGCGGGGTGACGGTTGCCCAGACAGAGCTTTCCGAGGCGCAAAGCAGGCTCGCGGAACTGGAAGAACAGTTGAACAGAGCGGTGCGTGCTGCGCGCGACAGGCAGACAGAAGATCGAATCCGGTCCGGGGCGTATTTGCCAGACAGGTATGGCGACAAGGACAGTCCTCGGAAAGATACGGACAACGGCCCCGACGGTCCCTCCATCCCGGAAACATGGTGGGCCGATGACTACGCCAACGGGGTCAAGGAACGCCAGCGGGTGTTCGCCAAGGCGCTTGAGGACCAGAAAACGGCGCTCAAGGATTTTGACCGCGACTACCGGGAAATCACCATGGGCGAGACGCAGTTCGCCATCGCGGAGGTGCAGGCGCGGTCCGAACAGTTGCAGCGCTACGCCCGGGGCGACGCGGAGGAGGTCGCCGAGATCCAGCACTGGGAAAACCTGCGCATCGCTGAGATCAACGAAGAGGCCGCCGGCAAGTCTGCCAATGCGTGGGAGCAGTACGCGGACGGCGCCATGGACTCCATGCGCAACATGAGCTCGCTGGCCAACACCGTGGGCAGCACCATGGAAGACGCCTTCGTGTCCGCGTTCACGGGCGCCGAAGTCTCCGCCGAGAAGATGTTCCAGACGATCTACGCGGAGATGGTCCGTGTCTCGATAGCACGCCCCATGGCCGGCGCCATGACCGAGGGGCTCGGCTCCATCTTCGGCGCCATTTTCCACGACGGCGGCGCGGTAGGCGGTCCGGCCCCGGTGCGGGCGGTGCCCGCCGACCTGTTCGCCCACGCCCCGCGCTACCACGGGGGCGGACGGCTCGGCCCCGGGGAGCGGCCCGTCATCGCACGCGACGGGGAGATCATTCTCAACGCCGCCCAGCAAGACAACGTGGCAAACCAGCTCGGCCGCGACGGCGCACCGGTCAACGTGCGCGTGATCAACAACGGACGCGGCGAGGTGCGCACCCAACAGCACCAGCGCGCGGACGGCGGCATGGATCTGGACATCATTTTCGACGAAATCGACCGGCTGTCCGCGCAGGGCATTCGCGGCGGCCAGACCCGGACCGCCGAGGCCATCGAGGACATTTACGGCGCAGACCGGGGTATCCGGAGGTACTAG
- a CDS encoding capsid cement protein, translated as MSWNDFGIGTHTCGVPVVEGLRVSLGNDDLLAIAGADALGIGVTRNDQDAGEDVGVAYHNKPGTVMVIAAGAVSVGQDVYAAAGGKVEALPVLAGDYIKVGVAMEAAAEDGDLIEVVPNEPGKIVTV; from the coding sequence ATGTCCTGGAATGATTTCGGAATCGGAACCCATACCTGCGGCGTGCCCGTGGTGGAAGGCCTGCGCGTGTCGCTGGGCAACGACGACCTGCTCGCCATTGCCGGAGCCGACGCGCTCGGCATCGGCGTGACCCGCAACGATCAGGACGCGGGCGAAGACGTGGGCGTGGCCTACCACAACAAGCCCGGAACGGTGATGGTCATCGCCGCCGGCGCCGTGTCCGTGGGGCAGGACGTGTACGCCGCCGCGGGCGGCAAGGTCGAAGCCCTGCCCGTGTTGGCCGGGGATTACATCAAGGTGGGTGTGGCCATGGAGGCCGCCGCCGAAGATGGCGACCTCATCGAAGTGGTGCCGAACGAACCCGGCAAGATCGTAACCGTCTAG
- a CDS encoding 3TM-type holin, which translates to MALPLLPLLGLVPEVVGMFTDDEDVTRAAETASNVARTLTGADDESAVDALKADPALLMEFQTRMRQFAMQEMQEQTKRLRQINRTMRTEYESANTYKTGWRPAVGWVLAFSFLIIVLAVVVPWVWFTFDDPSQVSPMLESAARLIGALNNPIIAMAAVLGVLIKKRSDDKHAAIDAPDKGGTLGKLYQQYFGGRR; encoded by the coding sequence GTGGCTCTGCCTCTGTTGCCCCTGCTCGGTCTGGTGCCCGAGGTGGTGGGCATGTTTACCGATGACGAGGACGTCACTAGGGCGGCCGAGACCGCCTCGAACGTGGCCCGCACCCTGACCGGAGCGGACGACGAATCCGCCGTGGACGCGCTCAAGGCCGACCCCGCGCTGCTCATGGAGTTTCAGACCCGCATGCGCCAGTTCGCCATGCAGGAAATGCAGGAGCAGACCAAGCGCCTGCGCCAGATCAACCGCACCATGCGCACCGAGTACGAGAGCGCCAATACCTACAAGACAGGCTGGCGGCCTGCCGTGGGCTGGGTGCTGGCATTTTCGTTCCTGATTATCGTGCTGGCGGTGGTGGTGCCGTGGGTCTGGTTCACGTTCGACGATCCCTCGCAGGTCAGCCCCATGCTGGAGAGCGCCGCGCGGCTGATCGGCGCCCTGAACAATCCCATTATTGCCATGGCCGCCGTGCTGGGCGTGCTCATCAAAAAGCGCTCCGACGACAAGCATGCGGCCATTGACGCACCGGACAAGGGCGGAACGCTGGGCAAGCTGTACCAGCAGTATTTCGGAGGCAGGCGATGA